The Marivirga salinae DNA window ATTTGCCAAATCAAATTTAGGGAAATATAAAAGTGCATAGGCTTCACTTTCCGTAAAGATAGTTTTAGCTTCTTCCAAACTAATATTTAATTCTTCGAATGCATATTTTTTATCATCTTCGAAATTGAAACTTCCAGCTTCATCCAACACATATACTTTCTGTTGCTCTGAATTTTTGGATTCTTCTATCGCAAAATATATCATCCCACCAATAATGGCAGGAAATAATAAGGGCACTAAAATGGTGGCTAACAAAAAGCTTTTCTTTTTAACTCTGCTGTCAAACTCCCTTTTAATTACTAAGCCGATCTTACTCATCTGTTCGTGTTTTTAAGGTTATGAAGTGGGTATGGATTGTTTGTCTCCTTGTACCAATTGAATGAAAATATCATTGATCGAAGGAATTTCCTCTTGGAAAGAAATGATATCAACTTTTTGGTTGATCAGTTCCTGCAATAATTGATTAGAAGAAGCACCTGATATTAATTTTAAGGTAGATTTATGAAGTCCTTCGTCCAATTCGGCTTTCTTTTCTAAATTGAAAGTTTCATTAGTAGAAATTCCATTCCCTCTATGAACTAATGTATATTGATTGGATTTGAAATCATTTTTGATTTTGGATTTTTCTCCATCCAAAATCTTTTCTGATTTATTAATTAAGGCAATATAATCACACATTTCCTCCACTGATTCCATTCGGTGTGTACTGAAAATGATGGTACTGCCTTTATCTTTTAATCTAAGGATTTCATCTTTTATTAAATTGGCATTAATTGGATCAAACCCAGAAAAAGGTTCATCTAAAATAATTAATTCCGGTTCATGCATCACAGTAGAAATGAATTGCACTTTTTGTTGCATCCCTTTAGAAAGGTCTTCAATTTTCTTGTTCAACCAGTCAGAAGCCTCAAATCTTTCCAACCAG harbors:
- a CDS encoding ABC transporter ATP-binding protein, translated to MHILTAKNLNKTFHENVALHNVDLEIPKQSIFGLLGPNGAGKSTFIRIVNQIINADSGQIQINGEDLSSKHIGTIGYLPEERGLYKKMKVGDQLLYLAQLKGLSKKEAVQKIKAWLERFEASDWLNKKIEDLSKGMQQKVQFISTVMHEPELIILDEPFSGFDPINANLIKDEILRLKDKGSTIIFSTHRMESVEEMCDYIALINKSEKILDGEKSKIKNDFKSNQYTLVHRGNGISTNETFNLEKKAELDEGLHKSTLKLISGASSNQLLQELINQKVDIISFQEEIPSINDIFIQLVQGDKQSIPTS